The genomic window ATAGCACCGGCGCTGTCACGCTCAAACCTCCTGATACCCTAGCAATACATGTTTAGCTCTCTGTCACGGACATAGAAAATACTGCATGCAAGTTTTTCTTTTCACATATAATGGAACATTTGGCTCTATCTCTGAATATAAAATGCACAGCCAGAAAGCTTTCCCTTGTTTAAATACGTGGATGTTTCTTTGAATAACCGTACAATTGCATCTTGAATCAACTTGAAATGATTAGAAAAATCTTCTTGCTTCTTGTACGTGGTTGTCTATACCCCCAACACACCCCTAACAACACCCAGGCACTCACGCACATCTTGCGCGAGAAGTAACGCCAACCCTCATCATTCCTACTGGTACCCGAAGAGCGAAGTTTTCGAAGCCAGAACgttttgaacacctggataACTGAAGTGGGCATACCGCGGGAAAAAATGTTCAGTCGGCCTTACATGGTTAACCGTTTGTGTACAACAAACATAGATATCCTATGATCTACATGATGTCTCAGGTTGTATAAACGTGTCgtggtttgtttgtatttgacaTGAAACGAAATTTGTGCCATGTTTAAGATGTTGCAACGTCTCACGTGGATGGAAAGCGCGCAATCCACGTCTAGAATATTCTGTGGTACCCCAGGTGCGCTATAAGGTTTAATTTGTCCTCTTAACAAATAATTTCAAGTTTTAGATTACGTAATGCATTGTCATGATCATGATACAACACAGACTCTTCCCCGTAACATTGATCATGGCGAGCTCTCACATTGCCGAGCATTGATGAGGTTGTGAAGGATAACAACTGAAGACGAAAACTTTACCAACAGGTGAAGTATCAGCTTTGCAATCATAGCCTAACAGTTCCGAGTGCAATCGTGATGCATTGTGATCTGGGTCAAAGTTCAGAATCCAAGTGATGCCGaataatgcttcggtcccgTTTCCAATCCGGAgtccggccgggctgtttgcgaaaacgaaaaataaaaaatgcatatcaacaaaataaataatatatggttaggagtaattttctaaactttttgtgtcttttgttgtcttttacatcatctTCTTCCTTCccacaaactgcccggccgggccccggattggaaatgggaccgaaacATTAGCAGGGGGGCTCTAGATTAGATCATTGCGCTTGAAAGCAATTACCACTTGTTTAGACTTTTTTTCAATAGACAGCAAAAGGTTAGAATAATGACGAAATTCAGCGAACACACGCACATGTACAAGTGTCGCCCTATGTAAATGCTTTGGTCCCAGTTGCGCCGGTCCCCGTCGGGGGTGTAGGGACGCTGGACACTGCACACTTTAGGCATCTAAAAATCCATGAAGTAATTCATGCCAAAACTAATATTACGTTGCAAGCATGTTTTGTTATGTGACGAAGATTTGATCGTTTCGCACCACCTTTACGCGCAACAAGTTTTGTTATAACTGCAAGCTGCGGAAGACCGGACTGCAAGAAATGCGATGGAAATAGCAGAATGTAGATCAAAAGTCTATATCTTTTTCGTTCTCACTCTTGCATTAGACTTGTGGGCGTCTCGAATACAACGAGGACCTTTAGTGGCAGACAGAAGTACTGCAATGATGTGTGACGACATCAGCCGTTCCTGGCGTTGTTTGCACCTGCGCCAAATATGACTATTTCTTGCCTTCCCAAGAATTTTGAAAATAGCACAGTTCAACGATTTCAACTTGAACTCTACTCGAGGGCAAGGCCAGTACCAATTGTTCCAAGCCGGCTTGCACAGTTAAGTTCAATGATTTCAAACGTAAGGATTTGCATTTTCCTCGACATCTATGTCTGCTTTCCCCGGAATTTCCCGTAGCCCCTGCCACACATTCTGGACCTTGTCTCGACTTTATTTGCTCCTGACCtatccccaaccaaggtcggcgctgcgTTGGGAGTTGCATGGAatctatcctattctagctccagtcgCATCCAAGCACGCAGAATATGACTTTACCGAAATTGACTTTCGACAGGTGCTGACGACTAGCAGACAATATCAActtccaaccacagatgaccttgctaaCGACTACATTGTGACTCCGGATCCCGATCTTGGACCGAAGAGGGTCGGGACGCCATGGTCGGGTTTATGTGACATAGGTCTTACCGGAGCTTAAACTTCGGACttgaacctgaacctgaacatgagcTTAGGCAAAAAGCACGAGCTATACCTACCGTTACCGTAAGATTTTTTTCAGTGAAGCTAAAGAATGAAATATATGATCAGGTAAATTGGTAATTCGTCTGATCTCATGTATCCAACAATTATGCATTTACTTGTACCTGTCACCATTAAGTCACGCGAGTTCGATTTTGTCGATGACGTTGATTTTACATAAGCTCAACAAGCAGTAAAGGGCATTTAgcgacaaacaagcaaactacAGCCTCGTTTATGgcgttgtttgtttcttttaggAAATTTTGATAGATCGAAGTAAATGTGacataaagcagtcatcctaaaTTGAGCCACCAGAGTCGGGGAAACAGGCCTTGCCAGTGAGAGCAAGGCATCCGTGATTAATCACCGCCAAGCCGAATAAGCCAGGTCGTAGAGCAAGAAGTTTACGCCCattgtagaaatttccttataaattatgttaatgaggccttgtctgatattgttcacctttacttagcttcctaatgatacaagaatgaaattccaatcatttactattgtggtattttcaattagtattttcttattaattttgcaaaataggtagctactagcatcattggtatctatcgatacctctctctttttcagctatatatgtcacatgtttgagagtcctattttgaaaggcagcagatttataaacttcccttgctaattatgcaaattagctcctgattggCATAATGAGTattcgattatgtaaagcattaatcaatctatctacttaacataaatcaagacgattcgttgaccataagtcaagttattcatgtccaaaggtcaaaacaaataaattaaaaacacccactgcagctccaaacaagccgctagagggcccaaacgtacacaacttacttcatgtggcatggactatctaccacacaaaaaccatgaccgtagcacttgcagaaaatttgacctcaaactttggaactctgctgcagtactttaGGTGCCCGCTAATACGCATACATAagcagcccgctgcagtaccgcaggaacatgccaggacagccaggtgacccatttttgaacttgacctctgtttccacaatctctacgtacccaccaaaaatcatgcagttCCGTCAACAATacatcgagttatgttgtctacatacaaacacactaatataaaaagtccactggagcactttagaaaaacgccaggttaaccattttcgaacttgaccttcgttttttacaaccgccacttacctaccaaaaatcagcaagatccgtcaatcttttctcgacttatgatctctacatacatacggacccactctacagctggcgtaaccgataacataaccttcccgCGAAGACAtaccttcccggcgaaggtaatgattgtatctcaccggagtaaatccgggagaatgatgatgataatgatgataaaaggTGTAAAGGTAGTTGACCATATTTTGGGCACATGCCGCACTATCGACTTATAACTTTTATATAAGTATGTAAATGGCAACCACTCGTtatatctttattcgtattctgatacatagtacagatacatagtacagatacaaatgcagatagagtatggtgaccgtgtcaattcctacatcgccgtgaggagggttgacacggcagccttcgcgtggatttgtttaaggtggatgacaggttgcgaatctgaaacccacacactttgggcatccgccttCCCCAGCGGCACCacttcgagggagacgtgctggttctggtcgggatgcttgcagcgagctgccggattactcttacactcgaggtccgccttgataacgccagcccacctggcgctgctctcgtccgccagttgaagacagctgccgttatATAAGTATACAAtgattgtatctcaccggagtaaatccgggaaaatgatgatgataatgatgataaaagtGTGATCTATAAAGGTAGTTGACCATATAACGGGTACTTACCGCACTATCAACTTATAAAGAACAATGATATGAAGGAAGTATATGAAACATTAATCGAGTCATGAACATCACCTGCATTAAATGCTATACCATGACCTTCTTAATCAATCTTCGTTAGTAAGAACAACTGCTATCTACCCTGTCCCTGTATTACAGTGCTGAGTAGCGTACCAAACAATTAGCATAAAGTAACTATATACACATTGATCGAGTCATGTACTTCACCTGTAATAAAATGCTAATACCATAACCTTCTTAATGAGGCTATCTATGGCTTCTAAAGTACAatcaggcaactggatagaatacaccaaagataacaacatacctAGGTGACGACATGCCTTGttatacaaaaataatgtaTATTGGAACTTCATAAAGCGTGTTGGAACTGTAAACAGATCGACCAAGGGCAGCTCACCTCTGCGTCGGCCTGGTCTTAAAATAGTCTACTCTATAACTAGCCCTACATATGCCCTGGTTTAGATCCTTTAGATCGATGCGTATGTGGAATCGGGTACACCTTGTAATGCAGCCAATGTCCTGGCCAACCGGAAGATGTTTAAGCTCCCACACGTTGAACAAATAATTCTACCTGTGCCTATGATATTTATTCAGCAATTTGATAAACCAAGTATCTTGTGTCGCATATGCACGAGGAGCAAAAGGTGTGATCCCTTGTATACTTTACGTACATTTGTCTGATGTACGTGTAATAATATTGAAAACATATTCAATAGCACTGTTACAATTACGTCTATTAAGACACTGCAGCTTAAACTTCTCCCCAAGCAATGGCTTCAAATCTACTAGTTTTTCTACGTGATAATAAGCACGGCTAAGACTTTGTTGTGGTGTTGCAAACAGAAGCCTGACAAGTGTTGAACGTAGGATGCGGCGACCTACGTGCTAAGTGAACATGGAGAACGTTCTTCTAGCCAATCTGATACTCGTACTTTACGTCAGAGTGTCCgaagtagttttttttctttcacaaacaCTGCTGGCAATGTATCacgccggtgtcacagggatctcgcaccccccgtgaatttgaaccccccggttcgaagtcactagtgaatttgcacccccctatctttttaacaaatggGATGTGAATAATAGTAAATGAACGTTACTTCATGCGTGGTTTTGGTTGTAATTTCATTTTTCCGACGGGACCAGGCTTCAATAATTTTCttctaaccctatttaacacccgtcatccattcaacatgtgatataattttgtagtacaggaatgagaccttaattgATTACCATCGATTATTAACATGGCGTAATAAATTAAAGAGTAGTTGTCCCCTAATAATTTCTGAAAATATTTCCGTCTCAAGTCGCTCCGTTACCTAGCAACGCGTCAAGAAAGGTCGCCTACATTTCACTCTAGGagcagcgccacctaccagATTAGATTAGAAGTACAAAGGATCTTTAATTACCACTTTGACGTGTCGGAAACAGTAACATGCTGCAAATCCAATAAATCCCGCCCCCCCCCTTCTGGACCCAGAAAAACAAAGAGGAAAACCACCCGCCAACACTACAGTTGCCGCGAATTCCTAGCCCCAGACTTTTCAATCACAAAACTGTAATATTCAAGCGAATTTCTAGTCACCTGTGATGAAATATGGGATCACTACGCATTAATGTAACGCTCATTGTAAAACTTTTCGTTCCGCTGCGTGCTACCGATGTAAGACTATTCCTTTCAAATATCCTTCCTTTCTTAGTGCTACCAAGGAGGTGGTGCTACGTTTGGGTGTTAATTTGACTTCTTTGTCTTTCTCCTGCTTATTCATGTGGAAAAACTACTTTTCGACTAACCTGGCCTCGAATTTCTAAGCAGGATCTTGCCGTATCTCGATGAATCATTTACTATCCCTGCCTAAGACTGACTTTTAAAGTGCGCTCGCTGCGCTATCAGCAGCATTTCACTTGTTTACTCTTACCATGGGTACCAATTTTGGCAAGCGTAGCTAAATGGCTTTACAGCTACTCGTTCAATGTGGATGTCTTTGCTCTGGGGGGCTTATCCCGAGGAGATTTTGAACGAGATGTTGTTACCAATACTACCCCTCTCTTCCCAGCCAACGCAAAGATTTTAGTATCGAAAAAAATCGATTTCGTGCATTCTATTCAGATTTAAATAAAAATAACATGCACAGGGCATGTTACTTTAACCAAAGATATAAAAAGTTCACCAAATTACTGTTTCCGACACGTCAAAGTGGTAATTAAAGATCCTTTGTAGTCTAGCCCTTTTGAGGTCCATTAATCCTCGCATGTAGGGGGCGCTCGTGATACATGCCTATAAGTTGCATTCACTATGACGCTGTAGTTTGACAGGAGGACACTAGGGTGCGATCCATTTCTTACCACTGATAAGGCCAACATGTTCATTCTGAACTCACTATTCCGTTCACAAAGAAATAACGGTTGTAATTAAAAAGAAATCTATGAATGTTGGCTTTATGGCTGTGCTTATTTCTAGGAGGATATTCATTCATCGGTGTCGTTTGTCGAGCGAACGCGCGGCGACCATTCCACTACGGGTTTGGAGCTGTTCCGTCCGACTCTTGTCAAGATACACCAACCCCTGTTGAAACAAATTCCCTCCAACACGGTCGTATAAAGAAGGCCACACAAAGAACCTAACCCTAGCATTCGGACTCTTCTCACACGTGCACCACACACTGTAAAACCTCTCTTCCACCGATATATGCATGGGCAGCTGCATAATGTTCATTTGCCACGCGAGTCTACAACATGCCGAGGGATATTGTCCAAAAACATGGTTGCCTCCAATTTCTTTAAACTGCCATTCGTACGCCGTGCTGAGAACAGACACCGTGTTCTGTCGAGATAAGAAAACGGAGACAGCATTATTTCTCCACAGACGTGCAGGTGTACGCATCAATTCAGCAACTGTCACATGTAAGAAGTCATGAATGGGTAAcctaaaaaaatgtaaacaaaccttTTCAAATTGCTGAATGCTACATTTTTCTGGGTCAGACCTCCACCGTTTGGTCAACATATCTCGCAGTGCTATGTACGTAACAACGAACACAAAAAACGAGGGGGGAGGAATTCCTACCGATACATATCAACTTATACATCGACATTGCTCCTAACCCGGCCAACCACGTATTCCTGAGGCATTTgttcttgtaacgttacaaaaaattcaaacatCTAAATCTGCAATGTTGTAACCCTTACCTCTCTGTCGTTTCTTCACGTTCAGACTCTAACCTAAGGACCTGCTGGTAAAGATATCGTTTTTCTTCTTTAAAGgtatccagagcattttatgaggcttgaaacttgaatacaaaAGTTCAATTTCCTACACATATAAGttccaataacactataccattacatatcgacattaaggagcaaagatgcgatgtcgttgtgtggtgagaactgatagaaaatccaagcccaaatTGACTGATcccgactgtccatcacaattagcggttcgaccaatgagcgagtgactgcatgtccgtcaatcatttgcatttttatgctttaattttgcaattctacgttttgacggaagtgggcggggctatggtatcggtttCTTCACACTAGGCGCGTggaactaaaagatcaccatgtagcttagttttgtgccgcttttgagcacctttgataagaaatccgcaaacaagtgtggtaaacagtgacattaaatgtcaatttcataaagattacagcaactgaaatatttccaattttcaagcctcataaaatgctctgagtGCCTTTAAGACGACGATTTTCCCTTTCAAATTGATCAGTCATACCAACCACCATATGCTCTTTTGTACGGATATACTGCTCACATATAGCGCTTCCCTCAATTTGCCGAGAACTAATATCTTCCTCGGAAAGTccaaaaagataacaaagatATGCACCCATCCTTCAAACTCGAGCCGCAAACTATGTACCGAGGGCGCACTTAATGTATTATATTCGGCAATGTGGTTACCAATTACATGTGCTGCTGGGTCGGtatgaaaacatatttacatCACAGTGGAAATCACCTGTTTACATCCGCGAGCACCTGCGCCCTGTTGAGGGCAAAGTTCACCGCGCTTGTTTACCATGTTGCAAACTAGTGGCAAGAGCGGGGTGAGTCACACTTGGACTGGGGGGAGCAAAGAAAGACGATGGGGTGCCTAGGCCGGATACGGAAACGATTAAAAGGACATTCATGTCGCAAGAAGAAGATCAAGCCCTGCAAAGAATCGCACCCACCTAACGTTTCTAGGCTGGGAGAATTACAATCATCAGTGCCAAGTGCGGTAGCACCACAAGAACTGCAGCGTACATCAGGAAGAGCGCCTCGCATGCACCCTTACCAAGAACGGAACCATTCTGTTGTCACAGTTCACCATCAAACCACTGGCCAAGAGAGTCGTCTGATAAGGGAGAAGAATGAGCTCAGGACGCAATTGCAGCAAAAAACTGACGAGGGTGTAAGGATAAAAGGGGACCGAGACGAAAAGAGACGAAAAGATGAAGAAATTCAAGACTGGATTCGAAGACAATGGCAATTGCAACAGCGAGACAACGCAGGAAGAGATGCAAAAAGAGAGTTGGAATTGCGCAACGAACGGATGAAAGAGACATTGCGGCAAAAAGATGCAGAAATAGCTCAAATGAAAGAAAGCATGGATGCGACAGAACGATTGCCGAAAATAGGATCACAGAGACAGCATCAGGCGGAGCATAATCTGAGGCAGTCAATGGAGATAAGTGAGAAAGAAGCAACGCGAGCATTAAAAGAAAAGAACGATTTAACTCAGAAGATCAATACCCTGCAAAAGGAACTTGCAACGAAAGACGAACGGATGGGAAATGACAAAAAGCAGACAGAAGCTATCCTACAGCAAAAAGAGAGGGAACTTGACAGCTTAAGAACAGCTCTTGGAACAGAAAACCAACACCTACGAACTCAGGTTGAGAGTCTTACGGCCGAGAGAGACTCCCTTCAGACTACGATAGACTCCCTTAAGGCCGAGAGAGAATCAATTCGCCAACAATACACCGAGGTCAAGGCAGTCGCCGAAAACTTCCAGTACAGGTACATAACACATGTATAGGAATCCAGTTTTAATCTTACGGCTCTTGGCTTCTCTTTTAGCCTTCCGAACACGTCTGGCCTTCCAATGAGCTCGCATGCatgcagacagagagagagagagagagagagagagagagagagagagagagagagagagagagagagagagagagagagcattCTAGAATGTGATTATACaacgaaaaaacaaacacacataatgcTTAGCTTAGAGACAAAAAAATTCTGAGGATGTTTGCGACACATGCACTGAGAAAGATTAGGAAATGCCCCAGTAGTAGCCTGGGTATGTGTAGAACCCATCGTCATGAACTACGACATCTTAGTTCTTATTTTGTCTCCgagcaagaaaaaaacacatgcgGTCAAGTGTCCAACGTTAAGGAATGTCAGGCACAAAGGCCTTCATATTGTACCGTAGGAACTTTTCAGAACAACAATTGAACCCTTTTCTACGTAAGCTGTAGAATAGATTAAAATGGACTAACGCTAAATGCATGTATATTCACGTGCATATCATAATTCACAGCGTAACTCAgcgtatattttttttcaacatgatgTTTGACACCGAACTTCAAAGCCACCGTACACGTACAGTCTATGAATTCAAATCTATCTTAACATTATCCATTGCATCACTACAAGGCAAAGGTCTGTGAAAATTTCTGTTGCAAAACATCAAATCTTTTATCCGTTATTTTCTATCAGGCTGTCGAATGAGTTCTGCATCCGGCTCGCCTCGGACGAGACCAACATGGAGAACATATCAGTGAAACACA from Branchiostoma lanceolatum isolate klBraLanc5 chromosome 4, klBraLanc5.hap2, whole genome shotgun sequence includes these protein-coding regions:
- the LOC136432094 gene encoding trichohyalin-like, with the translated sequence MGCLGRIRKRLKGHSCRKKKIKPCKESHPPNVSRLGELQSSVPSAVAPQELQRTSGRAPRMHPYQERNHSVVTVHHQTTGQESRLIREKNELRTQLQQKTDEGVRIKGDRDEKRRKDEEIQDWIRRQWQLQQRDNAGRDAKRELELRNERMKETLRQKDAEIAQMKESMDATERLPKIGSQRQHQAEHNLRQSMEISEKEATRALKEKNDLTQKINTLQKELATKDERMGNDKKQTEAILQQKERELDSLRTALGTENQHLRTQVESLTAERDSLQTTIDSLKAERESIRQQYTEVKAVAENFQYRLSNEFCIRLASDETNMENISVKHRPAKIAEKFAQIESKEWVEAKEVLDERFDDEKTNIQILLFMLKFACKCAQQVFDGFLSSEACRLYNPVATTTDILLTEQNQNSGGSPRVPGSILKEITAFLKGTCGDCDIESLMQSVVDKMKEVHGDDIAPILQDTHVRSFVQACCRLSWQMAVQQPPLTVLTSNTHYDDKCHQLWYNSPPPSKSKGVSRDEIDYYIWPELRHSDKVLKKGRVCLKPIPR